A stretch of Amycolatopsis balhimycina FH 1894 DNA encodes these proteins:
- a CDS encoding ABC transporter substrate-binding protein, giving the protein MSRSRVVQAGVLLASVAVLVTACGGGPDGAGGTSQAAGAPASGIPDTAAIVQGVQKDAQLNAALPDTVKQAGLRLASNLQSAPNNFYAADGKTPIGYEVDLAKAIAAKLGVTVTHQDMAFGSLITSLQSGRIDLTMAGMNDTKARQAQIDFVDYFTSGITIMIRKGNPDGITGPDTLCGKNVAVVQGTSHQKFAAEQSTKCTQAGKPAVTVTATDSDNQNQNQLRTGRVQAILNDLPSAVYISRTAGEGKFFEVVPGEPIDGGPYGIGVNKANTALRDSVQKALQALITDGTYGKILQAWGVEQGAIKEAAVNGGS; this is encoded by the coding sequence TCGCCGTGCTGGTGACGGCTTGTGGTGGCGGTCCGGACGGTGCGGGCGGGACGTCGCAGGCCGCCGGCGCGCCCGCTTCGGGCATCCCGGACACCGCCGCCATCGTCCAGGGCGTGCAGAAGGACGCCCAGCTCAACGCGGCTCTGCCGGACACCGTCAAGCAGGCGGGCCTGCGCCTGGCCTCGAACCTGCAGTCCGCGCCCAACAACTTCTACGCCGCCGACGGCAAGACCCCGATCGGCTACGAGGTCGACCTCGCCAAGGCGATCGCCGCCAAGCTCGGCGTCACCGTGACCCACCAGGACATGGCGTTCGGCTCGCTCATCACCAGCCTCCAGTCCGGCCGCATCGACCTGACCATGGCCGGGATGAACGACACCAAGGCCCGCCAGGCCCAGATCGACTTCGTCGACTACTTCACCTCGGGCATCACGATCATGATCCGCAAGGGCAACCCGGACGGCATCACCGGGCCGGACACGCTCTGCGGCAAGAACGTCGCCGTCGTGCAGGGCACCAGCCACCAGAAGTTCGCCGCCGAGCAGAGCACCAAGTGCACCCAAGCCGGGAAGCCCGCGGTCACCGTCACCGCGACCGACAGCGACAACCAGAACCAGAACCAGCTGCGCACCGGCCGCGTGCAGGCCATCCTCAACGACCTGCCCAGCGCCGTCTACATCTCGCGGACGGCGGGCGAGGGCAAGTTCTTCGAGGTCGTCCCCGGCGAGCCGATCGACGGCGGCCCGTACGGTATCGGCGTCAACAAGGCCAACACGGCGTTGCGGGACTCCGTGCAGAAGGCGCTGCAGGCCCTGATCACCGACGGCACCTACGGCAAGATCCTCCAGGCCTGGGGCGTCGAGCAGGGCGCGATCAAGGAGGCCGCGGTCAATGGCGGGTCCTGA
- a CDS encoding amino acid ABC transporter permease has protein sequence MAGPEPLPIVRLRHWGRWVAAGIILALLVLLGIALGNAQIAWNQVPDFVFYRIMATGLLNTVVLAVLSQAVAIVLGIVIALLRRSANPVARWFAAGYIWIFRGLPVLLQILLWYNLALVFPVIDIPFLVHEQTNVLISAFTAAFLGLALNESAYMAEIVRAGLNSVDSGQAEAAKSIGMTPAATLRRVVLPQAMRVIIPPTGNDFINMLKGTSMASVIGVTELIHAANNISSNNLLVMETLLAAAVWYMVVVTVAGVGQHYLERAFGNPDQLDRGPLARAGKALRGVPLVRSARV, from the coding sequence ATGGCGGGTCCTGAACCGCTTCCCATCGTCAGGCTGAGGCACTGGGGCCGCTGGGTCGCCGCCGGGATAATCCTCGCGCTGCTCGTGTTGCTGGGTATCGCGCTCGGCAACGCGCAGATCGCGTGGAACCAGGTCCCCGACTTCGTCTTCTACCGCATCATGGCGACCGGCCTGCTCAACACCGTCGTGCTGGCCGTGCTGTCGCAGGCCGTCGCGATCGTGCTCGGCATCGTCATCGCCCTGCTGCGGCGCAGCGCCAACCCGGTCGCCCGGTGGTTCGCCGCCGGGTACATCTGGATCTTCCGCGGCTTGCCCGTGCTGCTGCAGATCCTGCTCTGGTACAACCTGGCGCTCGTCTTCCCGGTGATCGACATCCCGTTCCTCGTCCACGAGCAGACGAACGTGCTGATCAGCGCGTTCACCGCCGCGTTCCTCGGCCTGGCACTCAACGAAAGCGCGTACATGGCCGAGATCGTCCGGGCCGGGCTGAACAGCGTCGACAGCGGGCAGGCCGAGGCGGCGAAGTCGATCGGCATGACGCCGGCGGCGACGCTGCGCCGGGTGGTGCTGCCGCAGGCCATGCGCGTGATCATCCCGCCCACCGGCAACGACTTCATCAACATGCTCAAGGGCACGTCGATGGCGTCGGTGATCGGCGTGACCGAGCTGATCCACGCGGCCAACAACATCTCGTCCAACAACCTCCTGGTGATGGAGACGCTGCTGGCCGCGGCCGTCTGGTACATGGTCGTGGTGACCGTCGCCGGCGTCGGCCAGCACTACCTGGAACGCGCGTTCGGCAACCCTGATCAGCTGGACCGCGGGCCGCTCGCCCGCGCGGGCAAGGCGTTGCGCGGCGTGCCGCTGGTGAGGAGTGCCCGTGTCTGA
- a CDS encoding amino acid ABC transporter ATP-binding protein, producing the protein MSEPLLRAVGVRKSYGHTEVLGGIDLEVHKGQVVCLLGPSGAGKSTFLRCINHLETIDAGQIWVDGEPIGFRQRGGKLYELREREVARQRRDIGMVFQRFNLFAHRTALENVVEGPIRVLGVKPDAARKQGLELLDRVGLGHRGDAYPAQLSGGQQQRVAIARSLAMKPKLMLFDEPTSALDPELVGEVLEVMSTLAGEGMTMVVVTHEMSFAAEAADEVVFLADGAVVETGPPSEVLSAPKHDRTRQFLARILA; encoded by the coding sequence GTGTCTGAGCCGCTGCTGCGCGCCGTCGGCGTCCGGAAGTCCTACGGTCACACCGAAGTCCTCGGCGGGATCGACCTCGAAGTCCACAAGGGACAGGTCGTCTGCCTGCTCGGCCCGTCCGGCGCCGGGAAGAGCACGTTCCTGCGCTGCATCAACCACCTGGAGACCATCGACGCCGGCCAGATCTGGGTCGACGGCGAGCCGATCGGCTTCCGGCAGCGCGGTGGAAAACTGTACGAACTGCGCGAACGCGAGGTCGCCCGCCAGCGCCGTGACATCGGCATGGTGTTCCAGCGGTTCAACCTCTTCGCGCACCGGACGGCCCTGGAGAACGTCGTCGAGGGCCCGATCCGGGTACTCGGCGTCAAACCGGACGCTGCCCGCAAGCAGGGCCTCGAATTGCTGGATCGGGTGGGCCTCGGGCATCGCGGTGACGCCTACCCGGCGCAGCTGTCCGGCGGGCAGCAGCAACGCGTCGCGATCGCCCGGTCGCTGGCGATGAAGCCGAAACTGATGCTGTTCGACGAGCCGACGTCGGCCCTCGATCCGGAGCTGGTCGGCGAGGTCCTCGAGGTCATGAGTACGTTGGCGGGGGAGGGGATGACGATGGTCGTCGTGACGCACGAAATGAGCTTCGCCGCGGAGGCCGCCGACGAGGTGGTGTTCCTGGCCGACGGCGCCGTCGTCGAGACCGGTCCGCCGTCGGAGGTGCTGAGCGCGCCGAAGCACGACCGCACCCGGCAGTTCCTGGCGAGGATCCTCGCGTGA